In Romboutsia lituseburensis, a genomic segment contains:
- a CDS encoding thiamine pyrophosphate-binding protein, translating into MIKLSDYIFNFIESKNIKHAFMLPGGGAMHLVDSLGKSNLEYICCGHEQASAIAAESYGQHTNDVGVLVVTSGPGATNAITGVTAGWIDSTPMFILSGQAKTSDLVGNSGVRQMGSQEVQIIDMVKPITKYAVQITDASEIKYHLEKAYYEATNGRMGPVWLDIPLDIQGTMIEEDNLIGFKQEENRESKKSIKQDVNKTLHLLEKTKQPLILAGNGIKLANAEEDFLKFINKVNIPVLTTWKSIDIIEEEHPLYVGHPGIMGDRGANYILQSCDLLIILGSRLDPSITAFNEANFGKNAKKVMIDIDSNEINKMKMDIDVKSICDVKTFIEELNTSIEKLNTNMGIDAEWLSYCKNIRDRYPVVTELHKNEEKYVSAYSFIDELCKQLTGEDIIVPESSGGAGEITYQAFRIKKGQKMKNAAGLGSMGFGLPYSIGACVANDRKRTILINGDGAFQLNIQELETVSRLKLPIKMFIWNNNGYASIRSMQKNLFNENYVGSSEDSGLTMPDTSKVANAYNIKTYTARTNKEMKNLLPEVLNYDGPVLCELIVSPEETISPRVKSVKLENGKMESKPLEDMWPFLSKYEIENNIKN; encoded by the coding sequence ATGATTAAATTATCCGATTATATATTTAATTTTATAGAAAGTAAGAATATAAAACATGCGTTCATGTTACCTGGTGGAGGCGCTATGCATTTAGTGGATTCGCTTGGTAAATCAAATTTAGAATACATTTGTTGCGGACATGAGCAAGCATCGGCTATTGCAGCTGAAAGTTATGGGCAACATACTAATGATGTAGGGGTTTTAGTAGTTACATCAGGTCCAGGAGCAACTAATGCCATAACTGGTGTTACAGCTGGATGGATTGATTCAACACCTATGTTTATATTATCTGGACAAGCTAAAACATCAGATTTAGTAGGTAATAGTGGTGTTCGACAAATGGGCTCTCAAGAAGTTCAAATTATAGATATGGTAAAACCTATTACTAAATATGCGGTACAAATAACAGATGCTAGCGAAATAAAATACCATTTAGAGAAGGCATATTATGAGGCTACAAATGGAAGAATGGGACCGGTCTGGTTGGATATTCCTTTAGATATTCAAGGAACTATGATAGAAGAAGATAACCTTATAGGATTTAAGCAAGAAGAGAATCGAGAAAGTAAAAAATCAATAAAGCAAGATGTAAATAAAACTTTACATCTTCTAGAAAAAACGAAACAGCCACTTATATTGGCTGGAAATGGAATAAAATTAGCCAATGCAGAGGAAGATTTCCTTAAATTTATAAACAAAGTAAATATACCAGTATTAACTACATGGAAATCAATAGATATAATCGAGGAAGAACATCCTTTATATGTAGGTCATCCAGGTATAATGGGTGATAGAGGAGCTAATTATATATTACAAAGTTGTGATTTACTTATAATATTAGGAAGTAGACTAGATCCAAGTATAACTGCATTCAATGAAGCTAATTTTGGTAAAAATGCTAAAAAAGTAATGATTGATATAGATAGTAATGAAATAAATAAAATGAAAATGGATATTGATGTAAAATCCATATGTGATGTAAAAACATTTATTGAAGAGCTAAATACAAGTATTGAAAAATTAAATACAAATATGGGCATTGATGCAGAATGGTTATCATATTGTAAAAATATTAGAGATAGATATCCTGTAGTTACAGAGTTGCATAAGAATGAAGAAAAATATGTAAGTGCATATAGTTTTATAGATGAACTATGCAAACAATTGACAGGTGAAGATATAATAGTTCCAGAAAGTTCAGGTGGAGCGGGTGAAATTACATATCAAGCATTCAGAATTAAAAAAGGCCAAAAAATGAAAAATGCTGCTGGTCTTGGATCTATGGGATTTGGACTACCATATTCGATAGGGGCTTGCGTTGCTAATGATAGAAAACGAACTATACTTATAAATGGTGATGGAGCATTCCAGCTAAATATTCAAGAGTTAGAAACTGTCTCAAGATTAAAATTACCAATTAAGATGTTTATATGGAATAATAATGGTTATGCAAGTATAAGGTCTATGCAAAAAAATCTATTTAATGAAAACTATGTTGGCAGTAGTGAGGATAGTGGGCTTACAATGCCAGATACAAGCAAGGTAGCTAATGCATATAATATAAAAACTTATACAGCAAGAACTAATAAGGAAATGAAGAATCTTTTACCAGAAGTTTTAAATTATGATGGGCCTGTATTATGTGAACTGATAGTTTCTCCAGAAGAAACAATATCACCAAGAGTAAAGTCTGTAAAATTAGAAAATGGTAAAATGGAATCTAAACCACTAGAAGATATGTGGCCATTTTTAAGTAAATATGAAATCGAAAATAATATTAAAAATTAA
- a CDS encoding HAD family hydrolase: MDTEVLPVESKYVIESFIENFTKYKEKSIALYGIGINTKNILDNIDGFNILGLMDAENVGQYFFGKKVLSYDEVIKNVDMIVIVARKSIVNLIYKRIEFIEKEYGIHIYTVDGDLISNKNKEFIVDDIDYWKINKEQLMAKIDENEIISFDVFDTIIMRKTLKPQNIFEIVERKLYEENSIKLDFKNIRVQCERELNEKNEAPKFDEIYRELKNKLNIDNDLLEEIKKIEIETELNCIIPRHEMVDIYKYALDKNKKIYLLSDMYFSYDVLEKFLKKCKIYGYKKLIISSDCGKSKASGKMFEYYAKLNKNKKMLHIGDNPRVDIKMAKIYNIDTFHVFSSYELFMHSSFKELLVDTSNIDNNIILGLFASSMFNNPFILNETKGILHIEDIYQMGYLFIGPLILKFTLWFIDKVKKANYTKILFCARDGYLIKEIYDLIIDTINIDINAESIYFKTSRRAATIPTIENENDIEFILKKLFKGTKGQLLKSRFGVKASLDDYESEELVTVDSDYEELRKYIFSYKDEIISNAEAEANAYKNYLKHINVNYSDNICVFDFVSSGTIQYYISKFLNKSIDGLYFASNSIPNRFYNDFRYIDSLFGNINEFNTNNNLQKYYFFIESILTDENNTLIKYEKDSTFIYEDHKKSNRNFSKISKVHDGIRSFIKDTLSMDNNIISYNIDNKLVDEILGLLMSNKCIVDTNIKKSFYNENEYDCEKEDYVWPS; encoded by the coding sequence ATGGATACAGAGGTATTACCTGTTGAGAGTAAATATGTTATAGAAAGTTTTATAGAAAATTTTACTAAGTATAAGGAAAAATCAATAGCTCTTTATGGAATAGGAATAAACACTAAAAATATTCTGGATAATATAGACGGATTTAATATCTTAGGACTTATGGATGCTGAAAATGTAGGACAATATTTTTTTGGTAAAAAAGTTTTATCATACGATGAAGTTATAAAAAATGTAGATATGATTGTTATTGTAGCTAGAAAAAGTATAGTAAATCTTATATATAAGAGGATAGAATTTATAGAAAAAGAATATGGCATACATATATATACAGTAGATGGGGATCTTATTTCTAACAAAAATAAAGAATTTATAGTTGATGACATTGATTATTGGAAAATAAATAAAGAACAGTTAATGGCTAAAATAGATGAAAATGAAATAATTTCATTTGATGTATTTGACACTATTATAATGAGAAAAACTCTTAAACCACAAAATATTTTTGAAATAGTAGAGCGTAAGCTATATGAAGAAAATAGCATTAAATTAGATTTTAAAAATATAAGAGTTCAGTGTGAGAGAGAATTAAATGAAAAAAATGAAGCTCCAAAGTTTGATGAAATCTATAGAGAATTAAAAAATAAATTAAACATAGATAATGATTTATTGGAAGAGATAAAAAAAATAGAAATAGAAACAGAACTGAACTGCATAATACCTAGACATGAAATGGTTGATATATATAAATATGCGTTAGATAAAAATAAAAAAATATATTTATTATCTGATATGTATTTTTCATATGATGTTTTAGAAAAGTTTTTAAAAAAGTGCAAAATTTACGGATATAAAAAATTAATAATATCATCTGATTGTGGAAAAAGCAAAGCTAGTGGTAAAATGTTTGAATATTATGCTAAATTAAATAAAAATAAAAAGATGCTACATATAGGTGATAATCCTAGAGTAGATATAAAGATGGCTAAAATATATAATATAGATACATTTCATGTATTTAGCAGTTATGAGCTTTTTATGCATTCTAGTTTTAAAGAGTTGCTAGTAGACACTAGTAATATTGATAACAATATTATACTTGGATTATTTGCATCAAGTATGTTTAATAATCCATTTATTTTAAATGAGACTAAGGGGATTTTGCATATAGAGGATATTTACCAAATGGGATATTTATTTATTGGTCCTTTGATCTTAAAGTTTACATTATGGTTTATTGATAAAGTTAAAAAGGCTAATTATACTAAAATACTATTTTGTGCTAGAGACGGGTATTTAATAAAGGAAATCTATGATTTAATCATAGATACTATTAATATAGATATTAATGCAGAAAGCATATATTTTAAGACATCTAGAAGAGCAGCTACAATTCCTACAATAGAAAATGAAAATGATATTGAATTTATTTTAAAAAAATTATTTAAAGGGACTAAGGGTCAATTGCTAAAATCAAGATTTGGTGTTAAAGCCTCTTTAGATGATTATGAGTCAGAAGAACTTGTAACTGTAGATAGTGATTATGAAGAATTAAGAAAATATATATTTTCTTATAAGGATGAAATAATTAGTAACGCTGAGGCTGAAGCAAATGCATATAAAAATTATTTAAAACACATAAACGTTAATTATTCTGACAATATATGTGTTTTTGATTTTGTATCATCAGGAACTATACAATACTATATTTCTAAATTTTTAAATAAATCTATAGATGGATTGTATTTTGCAAGCAATAGTATACCAAATAGGTTTTATAATGATTTTAGATATATAGACTCTTTATTTGGAAATATTAATGAATTTAACACCAATAATAATTTGCAAAAATACTATTTTTTCATTGAAAGTATTTTGACTGATGAAAATAATACATTAATAAAGTATGAAAAAGATTCTACTTTTATATATGAAGATCATAAAAAGAGTAATCGTAATTTTTCAAAAATAAGTAAAGTTCACGATGGAATTAGATCATTTATAAAAGATACATTATCAATGGATAATAATATTATAAGCTACAATATTGATAATAAATTAGTTGATGAAATCTTAGGTTTATTGATGTCTAATAAATGTATTGTAGATACTAATATTAAAAAATCTTTTTATAATGAGAATGAATATGACTGTGAAAAAGAAGATTATGTATGGCCAAGTTAA
- a CDS encoding radical SAM protein, whose amino-acid sequence MKWKNKGHEFDDFIREWDINKEYYIWGASNSGNRFFDKFKDILNIKGFIDSDESKHNHKIANKSIVTFEHVKSNYPKTKIIIASQAYYEISNILKREGYIENVDFCNGNTFTATYFMYNHNKLYLHRIDISLTNRCTLKCKKCNMLMPYFEKPMHKSLSSIKENIDLYFKWVDNVETIKLLGGEPMLYPYLIDVIEYLNEEYKDRIDNIDIFSNGTLKLSNEILTTLKRHKVTVQISDYSNRLEYLKEKVDLFEAQLKNNEITYTRLTYDKWLDFIQQNYHSIDSTQEELVDKFNKCNPPFRGLHDKKLYYCHLSTSAVQAEIFEDNNNDYFDLSRYNENRKIELMEFDLGYNEIGYVTYCKRCNGCESVNNRFTNVAEQVKR is encoded by the coding sequence ATGAAATGGAAAAATAAAGGTCATGAATTTGATGATTTTATAAGAGAATGGGATATAAATAAAGAATATTATATATGGGGAGCTTCAAATTCTGGTAATAGATTTTTTGATAAGTTTAAAGATATTCTTAATATTAAAGGATTTATAGATAGTGATGAAAGTAAGCATAATCATAAAATTGCTAATAAATCTATAGTTACTTTTGAACATGTAAAAAGTAACTATCCAAAAACGAAGATAATAATTGCATCACAAGCATATTACGAAATTTCAAATATATTGAAGCGTGAAGGATATATTGAAAATGTAGATTTTTGTAATGGTAATACATTTACTGCTACGTATTTTATGTATAATCACAATAAGTTATATTTACATAGAATAGATATTTCTTTAACAAATAGATGTACATTAAAATGTAAGAAATGTAACATGCTAATGCCTTATTTTGAAAAACCTATGCATAAAAGCCTTTCTAGCATAAAAGAAAATATAGATTTGTATTTTAAGTGGGTTGATAATGTAGAAACTATTAAGCTATTAGGAGGAGAACCTATGTTATATCCTTATTTAATAGATGTTATTGAATATTTAAATGAGGAATATAAAGATAGAATAGATAATATAGATATTTTTTCAAATGGAACATTAAAGCTTTCGAATGAAATTTTAACAACACTAAAAAGGCATAAAGTAACAGTACAGATAAGTGACTATTCTAATAGACTAGAGTATTTAAAGGAAAAGGTAGATCTATTTGAAGCACAGTTAAAAAATAATGAAATTACCTATACAAGACTAACCTATGATAAGTGGCTAGATTTTATACAACAAAATTATCATAGCATTGACAGCACACAAGAAGAGTTAGTAGATAAATTTAATAAATGTAATCCTCCTTTTAGAGGTTTACATGATAAAAAATTATATTATTGTCACTTAAGTACAAGTGCAGTACAAGCTGAGATTTTTGAAGATAATAATAATGATTATTTTGATTTATCTAGATATAATGAAAATAGAAAGATAGAATTGATGGAATTTGATTTAGGTTATAATGAAATAGGTTACGTAACATATTGTAAAAGATGTAATGGTTGCGAATCTGTGAACAATAGATTCACAAATGTAGCTGAACAAGTTAAAAGATAG